ATATTAAAAGAGTCGGGAGTTCGACTCTAGGCGTAGGAGATGTTAGACAGTCTCAGACTGCAATCTCTGTTTGATGCCTGAATCCCCCGTTTTCAAAACGGGGGAGTGGCTCAAATTATTGCTAGTTCGTCTGAATATCTTATACGACGAGTTCCTTTCAACTGGAAGCAAATAAGAAACGTATACCTCACCACGATTGCAATTTTTAGCGCGATAATTGGAGGAATATGGTTGATATACCAATTTTCTGGTTCAAAATCTAACCAACCACAATCTTCTCAATCAAGTACTTATATCCGCCTAGAGTCGCGAACTACAAACATAAAGTAGGTTTGTTCCCTTTATTTTTTTTATATTTGTTAAGTTTTATGATAATAACGAACCACGTAAGACACGAAGGACACGAAGGACACGAAGGAAACAGAGATGCAAGGAGTTGTTTTTGGTAGAAGCTTAAGGATTAATTGGGTAAGTTTTGTTGCTGATTTTCTGTTGTTGGGGATGGTGGTCGGGCCGTTGGCTGCTCCTTTTCTAGCTGCATCTGGGTTGTTTATTTTACCTGGAATTGCGGAAATTATCTATTTTATGGGTCGTCATGTATGCCCACAACCAGAGATGGGGATGATGCTGGCATCACCGTTTCTCATGGCTGTATGTATGCGTTGTTACGGTACAGTAACGGGTTTATTGTTGACTCGGTTGTTACTTGGGGTGAGTGATGGTAAGAGTTTTTACTGGCTGCATCAATACGGCTGGAATGGTGCAGCGATCGCTAGTGTGTTGATGATGGCTTATCCATTGGAGTTAGCTGCTGAGGTGTTGGGGTGGTGGAGTTTCAATAATTATGTTGTAACTTTGTTTGGATTGGTTACAGGTTTGGCATGGGGTTTGTTTACAATGCCGCTATTACATCGGCCAAAAAATTTTGGATTTTAGATTTTGGAACCACTGCGTTGCGGAGGTTCCCTCTGTTGTAGCACGTGGCGTGATTTTGGATTGACCCACACAGCAATCCGCTTTCTTGGGAATTTTGGATTTTGGAATACAAATTGATTCCCAAGATTTACTGGCTTTCTTGTATCCTAAGAGAAATGATTGGTCAAAACTGTTAACTGATAAATGTACAGACGCGAGGAACATCGCGTCTGTAGCTAACTGTTAACTGTTGATCACCTTTCCAAACTGCGAGGATCAAGGGCATCTCTGAGTCCGTCACCCAGCAAGTTGAACGCCAAAACTGTCAAGATAATGACCAACGCTGGCGGCCAGATCAACCAAGGTTGTAGCACTAAGATGGAAGCATTAGTTGCCAAGGAAAGCATATTTCCCCATGAAGGATCTGGTTGCTGAATTCCCAGTCCAATCAGACTTAATACGGCTTCTGCGCCAATAAAACTGGGAACTGCCAGAGTGGCAGAGATAATAATATAAGTTGCAGTTTGGGGTAAAACATGGCGAGTGATGATATAAAATGGCTTAGCACCCATCGCTCGTGCTGCTTGCACAAATTCGCGCTCTTTGATGGATAAGACTTGACCACGAATCACTCGCGCTAAACCAGCCCAACTAATAAACGACGTAATACATACAATTAACAAAAATCGCTGCGTACTGCTTAACCCTGGTGGTAATACTGCACCCAAGGTGACTAATAAATATATGCTAGGAAACGTCATTAGTACTTCAGCTAAACGCATGATCGCAGCATCAATCCAGCCACCGAAATAACCAGAAATACCGCCAACGATCATCCCTAGAGGAAAAGTCAGGGCTACTCCCACAATTCCAATAAATAAACTGATGCGACCTCCATGTAATAAGCGACTAAATTGATCGCGCCCTTGATCGTCAGTACCCAGGAGGTTGATTTTAGCTTCGCCAGTAGTACCAAATAAATGCCAATTTAAAGGAATTCCGGGAAAAATAGTCACTTCATTCCAGTTGGGAGGTAAGGGCAAACTCAAGTGTAAAAGGTGGTATTCTGAACCTTGCACAAATAACCGCAAAGGCGAGGGTTTACTTTTATCTACAATCAGTTCGCGCTCGCCCGTTTCTAAATTTGTGTCTCCTTGAGTTGTAGGATAAACATGAGGTCCAATAAACTTCCCTGAAGTCGAAAACCAGTAAATTCTTGTTGGTGGCAATAGGGAACCACCCGGTTGCGGAATATAAGGGTCATAGGGGGCAACAAAATCAGCAGCAATTACTGCTATATAAAAGACTAAGAGCAAAATTGCCCCAAATCGCGCCAAAGGATTTTTCTTTAATCTTTGCCACCAGTTCATAGTTAGTTATTTGTCCTTTGTCATTTGTCCTTTGTCCTTTGTCATTTGTCGATTGACCAATGACTAATATCTAAGCACGTAGTTGTTCAACAAAATATAACTTTTCATCTTGAGGAACTTCATGTTCCACTACAAAAACATTGGAGTGGAGATTGGCAATAATTTGTTTGCCTTGCTGTGTCAGAGTTAGGTAACGTAGTGCTTCTTGAATATATGGGTAAACTCCATGCCAGTAGAACTTGGCGTAGTTCTTGCGTAAGTCAGCAGGTGTTTGATACCCTAAAACTTTATTCATCCCTGTTTCTTCAAATTCGTAAAACAAAGAAGTAATTTTTTTCAAGTAGCGGGGGTCACTTAATTGTCCGATTAAATCAGCTGCACGAACCAAACCTGCAAAGCTACTTGTGCATTGATGATCCTCAGCAGCAGGTACGGGAAAGCGAGTCAATTCAATATTGGTCTTAATAACTTCCGAATCTATCAATTTGTGACCGCCAAAGCGTTCATCAATAAAAAGTTTGGCTCTATCCACATGATAAGGTGTCAAGCTAGCGTCAGAGGCTCCAGGGGGAAGAGAAATCATTCTGTTATCTTTACCTGTAGCATATAAGCCTTCTTCCTCACGATCTTCTCGGCACACTCCTTTAACATAGCCAATATCATGACATAGTAAGGAAATAATAAAGTGCAACCAGTCTTCACTGGAAACACCCCCTTCCCGAATGTGTTTGCCGCGTAAAATTTCTTGTCCTACCAACGTAACGAGAATCGAATGTTCTACATTGTGATAGAGGGCGTCGCTGTTGGCAATGTTTTCTAAAGCCATGTTCCCCGCCCAAGCAATTATGTCTTGATAATCAGTTTTTAAGCAGCCGTAGGTACGACGGTAGCCTTCTCGAATTTGCCTTACAAAAGCATCTATTAATATTTCTGTAGCATTGAACATACTAGTTACTCAGTCGGACAATTAAATTATTTATGCATTATTGGCTTTAAATAAAATTCAGCACAACGCTTATGTCTCCTTGTAGTTATTATCACTGCTTAATCTGAGATGATGGCAAGCTTTTCTAGTTGTGTATCGTCAGATTCTGGGTATGCTACCACCAGAAATAAAAAAAATAGGTCATAGTAAATATACATTAACTTACTTAAAACTTTTTTAAGCACAACTGCTGAGTGAGAATCAGGCAGGAAGTGGAGGCAAGACAGTGGGCGAGGAGAGTTATTCGGAACTGGGAACACAACAGTCAGTGGTTATTGCAGATGGCGACTGGGAAGGAAAAAAACTAAACAGGCGCAGTCCTTGGCTGCTACCTTTGTTACTTGGTACTGGTTTGGGAGTAGCGATCGCTTTTTTGGGGATGGGTGTTGTAAGTAACCGTCAGACTCCTAGCAAAAATGCTGGTGCAGCAAAATCTACACAGCAAGTTGCCCCAACCATGACAGTTACCACAGTCTCAGCAGCAGCTAACACTATAGCCCGTACCCTTAAGATTACTGGCACAGTGGCAGCACGAGATTTAATACCAGTTTTACCACAGACAAACGGTCTACAAATCAAGCAGGTACTAGTTAATGAAGGAGATACAGTCAAAGTCGGTCAATTACTAGCAGTTTTGGATGATTCCCTACTGCAAGCCCAAATTAGCCAAGCAAAGGCAGATATAGAATCTAGACAAGCAGATGTGGCTTCTAATCAGGCAAATCTGGAAGCGAAAAAGGCAGATGTTGCTTCCTTGCAAGCAGTTGTGCAACAAAAACGAGCAGATTTAGCCCAAGCCAAGGCGAAGTTAGAAGAAGCACAAAGAAATTATCAACGCTATCAAAAACTTGCCAGCAATGGTGCGATCAGCAAACAAGAACTGGAAACACGGGAAACTACCTTGAAAACTGCCAAAGAAGCAGTCAGGGTAGCCGAAGAAAATGTTCGCAGTGCCGAAGCAGATGTCAGCAGTGCCCAAGCAAATATTAACAGTGCCCAAGCAGGCATTAACAGCGCCCAAGCCAACGTTAAAAGTAATGCTGCCAAACTCCAGCAGTTGAAAACTCAACTCGCACAAACTTTGGTGCGTGCGCCTGTATCAGGAACAATTGCCGAGAAACTGGCTAGAGTCGGGGATGTCACTGGTATACCACCCCAAACTCAAGTTGGAAATGTGGTGGGTGGGACACAAAAATTGTTTTCTATTATTCGGGAAGGCAAGTTGGAACTCCAAGCCCAAGTTCCCAGCGTACAACTACCAGAGGTAAAAGTTGGTGCAGCAGTAGAAGTTACCTCGGATGCCGATAAACGCATACGTTTACAAGGACAAGTACGAGAAATTGAACCGATAGTTAACGACCAACGCCGGGAAGCAACGGTAAAAATTGACCTACCACCGACAAACTTATTAAAACCAGGAATGTTTGCCCGGGCAGCAGTCACAACTAATACAACCACAGGTGTGGTAGTACCACAAAAAGCAGTCCTACCCCAACCAGATGGCAGTGCGATCGCATTCACCTTATCGGGTGTAGACACGGTTCGCGCTCAAAAAGTAGAACTAGGAGAAATCCTCAACGGTGGCAAAGTGGAAATTAAAACTGGTTTGCAAACAGGCGATCGCGTCGTAGTTGACGGTGCTGGATATCTCAAAGATGGTGACAAAGTCAGAGTGGTTGGTGGTTAGCGGTTAGTGGTTAGTAGCAATAGGGAATGGGTAATGGGAAAAATATTAACCACCAACCCAACCACCAATCAACTACTACCCACTAACTACTACCTACTAATGTACAGACGCGATGTTCCTCACGTCTCTACCCACTAACTACTAACTATCAACAATAATCTATGTCCTTCAATATTTCTGCTTGGTCAATTAAAAAACCTGTCCCCACAATAGTTTTATTTTTAATTTTGACTCTGGTTGGTTGGTTCTCATTTAATTCGTTGGGAATTGATATCAACCCCAATATTGATGTACCCACAGTGCGGGTTACAGTTACCCAACCAGGGGCGGGGCCTGCGGAACTAGAGTTCCAACTCACCAAAAAAATTGAGGATGCGATCGCCAGTTTAGGCAACATTGACGAACTGCGATCCACTGTCACCGATGGTAATTCCACAACCACAATTACCTTTGTCTTGGGTACAAATACAGACCGCGCTACGAATGATGTTCGCAATGCCGTATCGCAAATTCGGCAAAATTTACCCCAAGACATCAACGACCCCATCGTTGAACGTGTAGATTTTTCTGGTGGGCCGATTATGTCCTACGCGGTGAAATCTGACCGACGTTCCGTAGAAGAACTCAGTTACTTAGTTGACCAAACTATCAGCCGCGCTTTGTTAGCTGTCAGAGGAGTAGCCCAAGTTAAGCGTGTGGGCGGAGTTGATCGCGAAGTCCGAGTTAATCTCGACCCAGACCGTTTACAATCTTTGGGAATTACCGCTACTCAAGTCAACGATCAAATTCGCGCCCTGAATATCAACCTACCAGGTGGGCGCGCCGAAGTTGGTGGTAGCGAACAAAGTATCCGTACCTTGGGTAGTGCTAAGAGTGTGGATGTCTTGAAAACCTATGAAATTCTCCTACCTGGTGGTGGTTCTGTTCTCTTATCTAGTTTGGGAACGGTAGAAGATAGCTATGCCGAAGTTCGACAAACCGCACGTTTAGATAACAAACCCGTAGTAGCGTTCCAGGTGTTGCGTAGTACCGGCAGCGTCATGGTGACTGTAGAGGAAGGAGTCAAAGCAGCCATCAAAGAACTAGAGAAAACACTGCCCTCTGACGTCAAGCTGGAATTAATTTTTACCAGAGCTGATTTTGTCCGGGAATCTTATCAAAGCACGATAGAGGAATTAATTCAAGCCTCTGTACTTGCAGTTATAGTCATACTTTTATTTTTACGTGATTGGCGGGCAACTTTAATTACAGCAGTAGCTTTACCCTTGTCTATGATTCCTACCTTTGCTGTGCAGTATGCCTTGGGTTATACCCTCAATAGCATGACCTTGCTGGCATTAGCATTAGCAGTGGGTAACTTAGTGGATGATGCCGTCGTGGAAATTGAAAATATGGAACGGCATATGGCAATGGGTAAATCAGCTTGGGAAGCTGCTTTTGATTCATCCGATGAAGTAGGTTTAGCAGTAATCGCTAGTTCCGCCACAATTATTGCTGTATTTCTACCCGTCGCCTTCATGGGTGGGATTCCAGGGCAGTTTTTCCAACCCTTTGGCGTTACCGTTGCCGTTTCCACCATTTTCTCTACCTTGGTAGCGCGGATGGTGACACCAATGATGGGGGCGTATCTTCTCAAGGATAAGGAAGGAAACAAAAAAGCTACTCAGAATGAGGGAACTAAGAGAGTTATAAAATTCTGGAATTTCAAATTCACACTCCCAACTCTGAAATCAACAAGACAAGATAACTTCTCCTCTTTTACCCCTCACACTCCCCCCACTCCTCACACTCCCCACACTCCCCCCCGCTTCCACCCCTACAAATCCCTTCTGCAATGGTCGTTACGTCATAAATTGACGACTTTGGGTATTGCCTTAGCTTTCTTCATTGCTAGTGTGATGCTAGTTCCCTTTATTCCCAAGGGATTAGTGGATGGTGGTGACATCGGTATTTCCACCCTAAATGTAGAATTACCTCCCGGTTCTACCTTAACTGATACCAATAAGGTTGTCAGCCAACTGACCAATATCATCAACAAAGATCCACTAGTAGAATCAGTGTTTGCCTCAGAACAGGTGAACTCGGCAACCCTTTCTGTTAAGCTCAAGTCTAAAGAAGCAGGACGAAAGATTTCTCAATTAGAGTTTGAACAACAGATACGTCCCCAGTTTCAACAAGTGCCAGGAGCTAAAATCAGTTTTGAAAGTGCAGGGGCGGTTGGTGGTCGTAAAGATTTAACTATACTGCTACAAAGTGAAAATCCCGAAGCACTCAATCAAGCTGCTGATGCAGTAGAAAAGCAAATGCGGACTGTTCCTGGATTGGTGGAGGTATCTTCATCTGCAAGTTTGGTGAAACCAGAAATTGTTGTCATTCCCGATCCGCAACGCGCCGCAGATTTGGGTGTGACTGTACAAGCAATTGCCCGTACTGCTTCTCTGGGAACAATTGGAGATAATGATGCCAACTTAGCTAAGTTTAATTTGAGCGATCGCCAAATTCCGATTCGCGTCCAAATTGACCCCAAAGCGCGAGAAGACATCAACACGATCAAAAATCTCCAAGTTCCGACTCAAAACGGTAGTTTGGTTCCTCTGATGTCGGTAGCAGATATCAGCTTTGCTAGTGGTCCTGCTACTATCAACCGCTATGATCGTTCCCGCCAAGTTTCGCTAGAAGCTAACTTGCAAGGTATTTCCTTGGGAGATGGGCTGCAAGCTGTGACTGCACTACCCGCTTTAAAAAACTTGCCGCCGGGAGTCAAACTGCAAAACTCTGGTGATGCCAAAATCATGGCAGAAATTTTTGGTCGCTTTGGTGGCGCATTAGCATTGGCATTAATATTTATCTATGCAATTCTGGTGCTGCTGTATAACAACTTCTTACATCCTCTCACCATTATGGCAGCATTGCCCTTCTGTTTAGGAGGTACACTCATAGGCTTGCTGATTGCCCAAAAAGCCTTGGGATTATATGCCCTGATTGGTATTGTGTTGCTGTTGGGGATTGTGACCAAAAACTCAATTCTCTTGGTAGATTACACCATTATCAACCTACAAGAAGGGAAAACTCAACGTCAGGCATTGATCGAAGCTGGTGTGTCGCGTCTGCGCCCAATTATGATGACTTCTCTGGCTACTATTGCTGGTACTCTTCCCCTGGCTTTGGGTGTGGGTGCGGGTGCAGAATATCGTCAACCGATGGGGATTGCGATTTTAGGAGGCTTCACAACATCTACTCTGTTGACACTTCTTGTTGTTCCGGTGCTGTTCAGCTACATTGATAATTTCCAAACCTGGATTATCAATACAGTCAAGTATGGCTTTGGGAAAAAACCTCCGCGTTCAGTAGTGGTTGAGGATGAAGTGGTAATTCTGCCATCTTCGAGCGAAGATCCACCACATCAGTACTCCATCAAAAAATAGTAGTGAGGGTTTGTAGTAAGCACTTTAGTGCTTAAAAATTCAGGACTAAAGTTCTGACTACGAACTTTGTGATCCATCAATTCAAATTTGAAAAACTAGTTGTATAATGGCATTTAGCTTGATTTATGCTAAATGCTAGGCGCGGGTGTAATTCAGTGGTAGAATGTCACCTTCCCAAGGTGAACGTCGTGGGTTCGAGTCCCATCACCCGCTTTTGTTATTAAACCGCTAAGACACCAAGAATGCTAAGGGTTCGTAACCTTGTTACTTCACTTCGAGCAAAATTAAATCAATAAAGTTAGCATCAAACCATCGTCAACGGAAATTTGCAGATTATTTACTCTTAGAAGGGGATTTTTCTATAACGGTGGTGGCAGTGAAGTGGAAACATAAAATAAATGCAGTGCTATTAATACAACACTTACAGGAATTTTTAAGATTCAAAAAATGTTGTATTTATATTTGATTTTTCGTGTAACTATTTTTTTACTAAATTAACTAATTTTTGTCTACTTTGAGTCATAATAACCAAAACAGTTGCTATTATATCAATCCTATCATGATTCAAACTACTCTGAACTTCAAACATCTTGAAAATCCAGTCATTCCAATATTTGCCAACCATGAAACTTTTCACCCTCGTTTTGGTTGGCTGAAAAAAGGATTTGATGCAGCTAAGAGAAATCCAGGTATTTTTTTACAAGATGATGCTCCTGTACGTTTAGGTGTTGGTAAAAATATGGTACGCGCTATTCGTTATTGGTGTAGTGCATTCAAGATACTTGATAAAAATAATTCACCAACAATGTTTGGGGAAAAACTTTTAGGAAACAATGGATGGGACTGTTATTTAGAAGATCCGGCATCATTATGGTTGTTACATTGGAATTTGTTAAAACCTACTTGTGAAGCGGCTGCTTGGTATTATATTTTTAATGTTTTTCGTGATTTAGATTTTACCAAAGAAGATATTTTCGCAGGTCTGAAAGATTATATAAATAATTTCAACAAAACTATTGCTGACTCTTCTTTCATTAAAGATGTAAATTGTATTTTAAGAATGTATGCAGCACAAGATTTTCTTAGAGACAATACCCCCATTGAAGATTCTATTGATTGTCCTTTTAACGAACTTGGTTTGATTCGTCATTTTGGGAAAAATTATCAATTTAAAATTGGTACTAAGGCGAATTTACCAGCAGAAATTATAGTAGCTACTTGTTTAGAATACGCTAGTCGAGTCTGTCAGGGAAGAAACACAATTAATATTCCTAGTCTACTTTATGATGAAGGTAGTCCGGGGATGGTGTTTAAATTGACAGAAAATATTTTATGTGCAGCTATTGAGACGGTTGCTAGAAAATTTGATGCAATAGTTCTTTCTGATACTGCTGGCTTAATTCAGTTATCTTTACCTGATGAACCAGAGATTTTAGCTGACGAAATTTTAGAGCAATATTATAATTCTTGAGCAAATGAGTAAGATTATGACTAATCAAAAGCTATCCCATTATTTTAGTCTTCAGCGTCGCTATTCTCGTTCCATTAATTTAGAAAGAGATTTAGATAGTGTGGAAGCTTTAGAGGGTTATGTGCTGACTAAAAGAGCAATTGATTCTCTAGGACGTATTCTAACTAATTTTAATTCTGATGAAGGAAATAGAGCTTGGACATTAACTAGTGTTTATGGTACAGGGAAATCTGCTTTTGCTCATTATTTAATTTCTCTGGCTGCTAATTCACAAAATAGAATGCACATTAAAGCTTTACCGATCGCTGAAGAGAAATTAGGTAGAGATAGTGAGATTTATCAATTAATTCAAGAGAAAATTAACCCAAAAGGATTAATTAGGGCTGTGGCTACGGGACAAAGAGAACCAATTAGCCATACCATTATTAGAGCTTTGTTAACAGGTGTTGATAATTTTTGGACTGCTAACCAAAGGAACAAAATTAATGTTATCCGTCAGTTAGTAGATTTAGAAGCAGAAATTAATGATGGTGGAAAAGTTGATAGTAAAGAAATTCCTAATTTAGTATTAGAAGTTGCAAAGGAATCTAAAAGTGGAATTTTCCTAGTTATTGATGAATTGGGTAAAAATTTAGAGTATGCTGCTCATGCTCAAGGTACTGAAGATTTATATGTTTTACAACAGTTAGCTGAATTACCAAAAAATAGTAAAACTCCTATTTATATTTTAGGTATTTTACATCAGGCATTTGCAGAATATAGTCAACGATTAGCAACTGTTCAACGCCATGAATGGGCAAAGATTCAGGGACGATTTGAGGATATTCCGTTTACAGAATCCTCTGGACAAATGATGGGTTTGATTGGACAAGCAATTGACTCTTCAGCAGCAGAAAATATAAGTTGTGCTATTAATAGTTACTCCCAGGAGTGGTGGCAATATTTAGAATCTACAATTGTAGACGAAGAAGTAACTGAGCAAGTGATTAAAGAAGTTTACCCATTACATCCTTTATCTGCTTTAGTTTTACCTACTCTTTGTCAACGTTATGCTCAAAATGACCGTTCTTTATTTACATTTTTAACTAGTAGTGAACCTTTATCTTTTCGTAATTTCTTAGAAGAAGTCACGGTGAAAAATGATATTTTGCCAAGTCTGAAATTAGAGCGAGTTTATGACTATTTTATTGAAGCCGCAGGAATGGGTTTAGCTTCTCGTCCTAATTTGCAAAGATGGGTAGAAATTCAAGATTTAATTAATGATGCTAAACGCTTAGAAGAAGATAGTCTCAAGGTACTAAAAACAATCGGAATTTTGAACTTAATTACGGTTACGGGTTCAATGAGGGCGACCATAACTTTAGTTTCGTTAGCTATGTGCGATCGCCCTTCAGCAGAACAGATTAATTATTGGCAACAAATTATTGATAAATTACTCAAGCAGAATTTAATTACTCATCGTCGTCAATTAGATGAATTGCGGATTTGGCAAGGTTCTGATTTTAATGTTGATGGTGAGTTAAGTACATATATAGAACAAGAGCGATCGCCTTTAGTTAAGCTATTATCTGTGCATCGTCCTCTGAAACCTTTAGTCGCCCAACGTCACAGCTATCAAACTGGAACTTTACGTTATTTTGAACGCCATTATTTAGATAATTCCCAGGATTTAAGTCAGTTAAGTTGCAGTAGTGTAGATGCAGATGGTTTTGTCGGATATTGGGTAGATGATGAAGTTCCGAGTTCTGTTCCTGACACAACTAGTGATGGTAAACCATTGGTGATTTTGAGTGCGGCTAATTTAGATATTTTGCGAATTCGTACTCTGGAATTTGTGGCTTTAAATAATATCAAAAAAACCGCTAAAGAGTTACAAACTGATGGAGTAGCGAGAAAAGAGGTAAATTATCGCGCTAAAGAAGCTGAACAATTTTTAGATGAAACCCTCAATCAATCCTTTAGTATTGAGGAAAATCAGCAATGTTGGATTCAAG
Above is a genomic segment from Fischerella sp. JS2 containing:
- a CDS encoding DUF2085 domain-containing protein, whose protein sequence is MQGVVFGRSLRINWVSFVADFLLLGMVVGPLAAPFLAASGLFILPGIAEIIYFMGRHVCPQPEMGMMLASPFLMAVCMRCYGTVTGLLLTRLLLGVSDGKSFYWLHQYGWNGAAIASVLMMAYPLELAAEVLGWWSFNNYVVTLFGLVTGLAWGLFTMPLLHRPKNFGF
- a CDS encoding Npun_R2479 family HD domain-containing metalloprotein, giving the protein MFNATEILIDAFVRQIREGYRRTYGCLKTDYQDIIAWAGNMALENIANSDALYHNVEHSILVTLVGQEILRGKHIREGGVSSEDWLHFIISLLCHDIGYVKGVCREDREEEGLYATGKDNRMISLPPGASDASLTPYHVDRAKLFIDERFGGHKLIDSEVIKTNIELTRFPVPAAEDHQCTSSFAGLVRAADLIGQLSDPRYLKKITSLFYEFEETGMNKVLGYQTPADLRKNYAKFYWHGVYPYIQEALRYLTLTQQGKQIIANLHSNVFVVEHEVPQDEKLYFVEQLRA
- a CDS encoding DUF4007 family protein, whose protein sequence is MIQTTLNFKHLENPVIPIFANHETFHPRFGWLKKGFDAAKRNPGIFLQDDAPVRLGVGKNMVRAIRYWCSAFKILDKNNSPTMFGEKLLGNNGWDCYLEDPASLWLLHWNLLKPTCEAAAWYYIFNVFRDLDFTKEDIFAGLKDYINNFNKTIADSSFIKDVNCILRMYAAQDFLRDNTPIEDSIDCPFNELGLIRHFGKNYQFKIGTKANLPAEIIVATCLEYASRVCQGRNTINIPSLLYDEGSPGMVFKLTENILCAAIETVARKFDAIVLSDTAGLIQLSLPDEPEILADEILEQYYNS
- a CDS encoding efflux RND transporter permease subunit, which produces MSFNISAWSIKKPVPTIVLFLILTLVGWFSFNSLGIDINPNIDVPTVRVTVTQPGAGPAELEFQLTKKIEDAIASLGNIDELRSTVTDGNSTTTITFVLGTNTDRATNDVRNAVSQIRQNLPQDINDPIVERVDFSGGPIMSYAVKSDRRSVEELSYLVDQTISRALLAVRGVAQVKRVGGVDREVRVNLDPDRLQSLGITATQVNDQIRALNINLPGGRAEVGGSEQSIRTLGSAKSVDVLKTYEILLPGGGSVLLSSLGTVEDSYAEVRQTARLDNKPVVAFQVLRSTGSVMVTVEEGVKAAIKELEKTLPSDVKLELIFTRADFVRESYQSTIEELIQASVLAVIVILLFLRDWRATLITAVALPLSMIPTFAVQYALGYTLNSMTLLALALAVGNLVDDAVVEIENMERHMAMGKSAWEAAFDSSDEVGLAVIASSATIIAVFLPVAFMGGIPGQFFQPFGVTVAVSTIFSTLVARMVTPMMGAYLLKDKEGNKKATQNEGTKRVIKFWNFKFTLPTLKSTRQDNFSSFTPHTPPTPHTPHTPPRFHPYKSLLQWSLRHKLTTLGIALAFFIASVMLVPFIPKGLVDGGDIGISTLNVELPPGSTLTDTNKVVSQLTNIINKDPLVESVFASEQVNSATLSVKLKSKEAGRKISQLEFEQQIRPQFQQVPGAKISFESAGAVGGRKDLTILLQSENPEALNQAADAVEKQMRTVPGLVEVSSSASLVKPEIVVIPDPQRAADLGVTVQAIARTASLGTIGDNDANLAKFNLSDRQIPIRVQIDPKAREDINTIKNLQVPTQNGSLVPLMSVADISFASGPATINRYDRSRQVSLEANLQGISLGDGLQAVTALPALKNLPPGVKLQNSGDAKIMAEIFGRFGGALALALIFIYAILVLLYNNFLHPLTIMAALPFCLGGTLIGLLIAQKALGLYALIGIVLLLGIVTKNSILLVDYTIINLQEGKTQRQALIEAGVSRLRPIMMTSLATIAGTLPLALGVGAGAEYRQPMGIAILGGFTTSTLLTLLVVPVLFSYIDNFQTWIINTVKYGFGKKPPRSVVVEDEVVILPSSSEDPPHQYSIKK
- a CDS encoding ABC transporter permease, with the protein product MNWWQRLKKNPLARFGAILLLVFYIAVIAADFVAPYDPYIPQPGGSLLPPTRIYWFSTSGKFIGPHVYPTTQGDTNLETGERELIVDKSKPSPLRLFVQGSEYHLLHLSLPLPPNWNEVTIFPGIPLNWHLFGTTGEAKINLLGTDDQGRDQFSRLLHGGRISLFIGIVGVALTFPLGMIVGGISGYFGGWIDAAIMRLAEVLMTFPSIYLLVTLGAVLPPGLSSTQRFLLIVCITSFISWAGLARVIRGQVLSIKEREFVQAARAMGAKPFYIITRHVLPQTATYIIISATLAVPSFIGAEAVLSLIGLGIQQPDPSWGNMLSLATNASILVLQPWLIWPPALVIILTVLAFNLLGDGLRDALDPRSLER
- a CDS encoding efflux RND transporter periplasmic adaptor subunit, whose amino-acid sequence is MGEESYSELGTQQSVVIADGDWEGKKLNRRSPWLLPLLLGTGLGVAIAFLGMGVVSNRQTPSKNAGAAKSTQQVAPTMTVTTVSAAANTIARTLKITGTVAARDLIPVLPQTNGLQIKQVLVNEGDTVKVGQLLAVLDDSLLQAQISQAKADIESRQADVASNQANLEAKKADVASLQAVVQQKRADLAQAKAKLEEAQRNYQRYQKLASNGAISKQELETRETTLKTAKEAVRVAEENVRSAEADVSSAQANINSAQAGINSAQANVKSNAAKLQQLKTQLAQTLVRAPVSGTIAEKLARVGDVTGIPPQTQVGNVVGGTQKLFSIIREGKLELQAQVPSVQLPEVKVGAAVEVTSDADKRIRLQGQVREIEPIVNDQRREATVKIDLPPTNLLKPGMFARAAVTTNTTTGVVVPQKAVLPQPDGSAIAFTLSGVDTVRAQKVELGEILNGGKVEIKTGLQTGDRVVVDGAGYLKDGDKVRVVGG